One window of the Leptospira koniambonensis genome contains the following:
- a CDS encoding lysophospholipid acyltransferase family protein, with product MEKEAKTYLRIKNFVAPFIGLAVDITAYGTENIVTNGKVILTCNHRSDMDPFILSYTFPRFISWIAAEYTFRIPIFRDLAKIAGGIPMSIDGNISIGSIKMIQQVFKKGETLGIFPEGHDYMVKNDFKSGMVDFHSGFAAFSIRNKVDILPSVIIPVEESYSDIPIPPIVRSFMGMPKEVCEIKKRAIYKKVKVIYGEKVDHREFLSGTLEENMKQLSNVVRTRMIALQEGQYAEA from the coding sequence GTGGAGAAAGAAGCAAAGACATATCTTCGGATCAAAAATTTCGTGGCTCCCTTTATAGGTTTAGCCGTGGATATCACTGCGTACGGAACCGAAAATATAGTAACTAACGGTAAAGTAATTCTTACCTGCAATCATAGATCCGATATGGATCCGTTTATTCTTTCTTATACTTTTCCTAGATTCATTTCTTGGATCGCTGCAGAATACACTTTTAGAATTCCTATCTTCAGAGACCTTGCAAAGATCGCTGGCGGGATACCGATGTCAATCGACGGAAATATTTCCATCGGTTCCATTAAGATGATCCAACAGGTTTTTAAAAAGGGAGAGACCTTAGGAATTTTCCCAGAAGGCCATGACTATATGGTCAAAAATGATTTTAAATCCGGAATGGTGGACTTTCATTCGGGATTTGCAGCATTCTCCATCCGAAACAAAGTAGATATTCTTCCTTCTGTAATTATACCTGTCGAAGAATCTTATTCTGATATCCCAATTCCGCCTATCGTTCGCAGCTTCATGGGAATGCCTAAAGAAGTTTGTGAGATCAAAAAACGTGCGATCTATAAAAAGGTAAAAGTGATCTACGGAGAGAAGGTAGATCATAGAGAATTTCTTTCAGGAACATTGGAGGAGAATATGAAACAACTCTC